A region from the Benincasa hispida cultivar B227 chromosome 8, ASM972705v1, whole genome shotgun sequence genome encodes:
- the LOC120083903 gene encoding uncharacterized mitochondrial protein AtMg00860-like: MEVRKKPSRTNSNMMKSKKPLTQTELEEPEIMEPEVVTTSKPPDHGTMKVQLPPFLQRLKKKQNDEVYGKTYEVCLKNLERILKRCEETNLVLNWEKCHFMVKEGIVLRHRVSKDGLEVDREKIEVIEILPPPANIQALRSFLGQVGFYRQFVKKFSKIARPLNALLEADRTFDFDPHCLTVFKKLKDALTTVPILISLDGTKPFELMCDASRYAMGAVLA; this comes from the exons ATGGAAGTTAGGAAGAAGCCTAGTAGGACCAATTCAAATATGATGAAATCAAAGAAACCACTGACGCAAACTGAGTTAGAGGAGCCCGAGATTATGGAACCTGAAGTTGTGACCACCTCTAAGCCTCCAGACCATGGAACAATGAAAGTACAGCTACCTCCATTCCTTCAAAGactgaagaagaagcaaaacGATGAAG TCTATGGGAAAACATACGAAGTCTGTTTGAAAAACTTGGAGAGGATACTgaaaagatgcgaagagacTAATCTGGTGCTGAATTGGGAAAAGtgccatttcatggttaaaGAAGGAATTGTGCTCAGGCATAGGGTTTCAAAGGATGGGCTAGAGGTGGATAGAGAAAAAATTGAGGTCATAGAAatacttccacctccagcaaatATACAAGCTTTAAGGAGTTTCTTAGGACAAGTGGGGTTCTACAGacaatttgtgaagaaattttctaaaatagctCGACCGTTGAATGCGTTGCTGGAAGCTGATagaacttttgactttgatcCACACTGCCTCACCGTATTCAAAAAATTGAAGGACGCATTGACTACAGTGCCTATTTTGATTTCACTCGATGGGACAAAGCCATTCGAGTTAATGTGCGATGCCAGTAGATATGCGATGGGTGCAGTTTTGGCATAG